CTCTCCTGAACTGATTTTGGTGAGGATAGTTAATTCTCTTCACAGCAGCTCACATGCTGCTATGTTTTGCATTTTGGAGAAAACAGTGTCAATAACACATCACTGTTTTGGCTGTTGTTGAGCAGTACTTACACAGCACCAAGACCTTCTGTGACTCATGCTGCTCCCCAGCATGCAGGCTGAGGGTGCCCAAGAAGCTGGGATGCCACAcaaccaggacagctgatccaGCTGGCCCAAGGGGCATTCCATACCCTACAATGCTGTGCTCAGCAGTAACAGCTGGTGGAACAGAAGAAGCGGGAGGATATTCAAGACTGCATTTATTAAATAACAATAACGCATGATGAAGCCCTGCCTtgctggagatggctgaacttctgcctgccacaggaagtaacaaattaatttatttcttgcttCGCTTGCATGGACATCTTTACTTTAACTGTTTAGCTGCCTTTATTTCATCTCACCTGTTCTCACTTTGACCCTTCTgattcttttccccttctcctcagGGGAGAAGTAAGCAAACAGCTGTGTGCAGCTGCCTGATACAGATAACCCACAACACCTCCACCCTCCCCAACAGTTCTCTTgtcctctctcctttttccatATTACCTGTGTTTTCAGTGTCAAAACTTGGTCTGCcagctcctccttttcctctttcagcaGCTTGTGGATCTGGTTGGACTTGATACGTTCTGACATCAGCTTGAAGTTGGCATCATCCTTCTCCCGCAGCTGCTGCATCAGGCGGATGTTCTGCTCTTGCATGTCTTCAAAGGCTTGGCCTGTGACATCCATTTCGGACAGCAGggcctcttcctcctgcagaaGAATCACAGGCTCTGGCAAAACTGTCACCTGGTCCCCCTACAGTTACCCTGAACATTTTACTCAGAGACACCAAACCTAGTAATGGTGTCAGGAAACAGCATCATCCCAATAACCAGAAAAAGGTAGTCCCTAAAAGTCCGCACCACAGCGGAGATACTCTGAATTTGAAGGTGTAGAGAAAAGATGGTCACCTGTGGCTTGTCTGGCAGAATCAGCTTTGACAAAGGCAttgccagagctgggcagaaaCCAGCTCCCAATTTCCAGCAGCTGAACAGCTGTCAGATACACCAGGCCAAAAATCCTACATGTGGACAGCTTGACAGTTTCCAGCTAACCGGCTGCCAAGCCCCTTAAACTCTCTTTGGCCACTTCAGCATTGACAACgtagagcagctctgctctaaAGAATCTGAATTCTAAAAAAGTACACGTCAATTCATTGGCTTGCCTCTATCCTACTGAGGTGGTCCTGCTCTCTCATTGGATTAAGCCTTTTTTAGCAGAAGGTATGTACCAGTTCCATGCAAATATATTCACTACATGAACTGAGGAgataataactttttaaaagaaattgtaaCCTCTTCCTCTAATGGCTGATAAAGCCATTTCTCCTCTGTGTGCTTCATCAAGGCCACACGTTTAATTGCTTATTTAATGTTTAATTGGTATTAAACATTTCCCACCATCACCTGCCTGTGATACACCAGAGTTGAGGGTTGAGGGGGTTATTTTGTTGGTGGTTCTTTTGCCTGtacagttttctttcccttgggTAAACAAGAACCAAACTCACATCTCTGGCCCATACAGATAtaaattccttctcttcccagatGTAAACTGAAGGCAGCTCCTTCACAGGTCATCCAGCCAAAAAAGAACTCATCACAACCTTCTCACCTGCTTAGCCATGGCTAGTTTCTTCTGTAAATATTCAATTTGTTCCTCCACTGCTCGGATCTTGCGGAGAGCATCCTCATCAGCCATCTTTttactctcctttttttccttgtcttccaATTCTTTCACCCTCTGCCTCAGTTCTTCAAGCTACAAGAACAAACCAGAAATGACATTAAACACAAGGAGGTACCCTGAGCGTGTTAAGAGCCTGTTTTCCCCATAGCTCTCTGAAACACTCAGGACTGCCTTCAAAGcatggcaaaaaaaacccccatgttaTTTTGACAGAGTATTACTGGCAGATGTACCATTGAGATGGGCTTGAAGCCCCAGACCTTGACCTCAACACCTCTGAAAATTTCACAGTATCTTTCACCAGAGTAGGAACATCAGTCTCTTGCAATTGCACATGTATGGATATGTGGACTGAGTGCATCTCCTCCTTTAAGGGCATCTGGTCAAGGACCTTTTTCCATACAAAAAGGAGGtaacaggaaaaggaggaagtaaaataaaacatatagAGACACAAACTTGGCAGACAAATGATGAGGGAGGCAGTGATGAGAATGAAACCTGGTCAGTCACACTAACTGATGAGAGCACAAGAGAGTGTGAAAATGTTTGTTCCATTGAGGTTACCTGAGtgtgggagaaggagaaaaccagaaacaaaatatACAGAGACacaaccccaacaaaacaaacacagagacAAAGGGAGGATGCAAACCTCTCCAGTAACAACATTTGATAGGCTTCCACGAAACTACAGGGATCACTTCCAGGAAGAGCAACTTGGACTTTGTAACTGATGACACCGTAAACCAGGAATAGCTCCTGAACTGGGAGGGCTGTGGGAATCAAGAGCTGTTCAAATCCAGAAGAAACGTGCACGGAAATGGAGATCAAGAATGAACAAACTGGGGTTAGACAGAGAAGGGTATAAAAGGAGCCAGTCACTTGTAAAATATGGGGAGTCAGTACACATTTGTCTGGCTCAGCCTTGCACATGATCATCACAGCCTGTCCTGTCCTATCTTCTTGTATCTTTTTATGACACATTTTCTTAAGTATCACTGTGTAATCAAATGTATGTGTGCTGCACAGAGTAAGTGCTGCATACAAGTGAGACCTGCTTGTGAAGAAGAGGGGCTTGAAACCTCAGGGGTACCAAACAGAGGGACATGCTGTTAATTGAGGGATTTGCAAATGTGTCTGTGCTTATGAACCTAGAGATTGTTGTGTGCGCATGCCTACAGTAGCAACTAGTTGCTGTTTATCTCCAGACCATTCCAATTTCTAAGTGACAAAGCTGAGAAGACTAATTCAGTTTTGAAGAGAGAAACACCAGAGTTCCACTGGAGAGTATCTGAAAAGAAGTTTAAGtaacacattaaaaagaaaaaaggaagagaaatttgaAATACCTCAGCTTTTGCCTTCTTCTCAGCTGCCATCAGCTGTACTTTGTCTCTCTGCTCTTTGGGGGCAGAGCGGTACATATCTAGAAGGAGTTTCATCTCCTTCTGGCTCTCCTGGGCCTTCCTGGAGAAAGGGAGACAGACCACTGTGAGAACACAGCAGGAAAGCCACACTTGGGCAGCCAGCATGAGAATCTGACAGTATTCTCTCCATCTCCCACATGGATGTGGAGTCATCTTATCATGGTAACCTAAAACAGCAGATGAGAACAGGCTGGAAAGAAATCAGGCATATGGGTTAAAAAGCAATTAGCGGGGTGAAGATGAAACATGTATCCTAACAATAAGCTACAAACTATCCACCTTTGCTTTTGGAACCTTTCAGGAGAGGGAAGACTGCTGCGTCCTCTATTAAAAACCTGCTGCTGTGAAGTTTTATGCAATTGTTATGACAGCAACAAATAAACATTACTTGACCCACACCATGAAGTATCTGGTTTGGTAATTCATGCGTTAGGCTGTTGTAGGAAATACACTACTACATTCACCAAACCACAATCAGATACAGAGGGTGTCAAGAAACTCTGTTGGCTTCAAACTTCAGTGATGCTAATCCTGTAAAAGTAAGAACACACGAACACCCCAGGCCTGGACACTGCTCCCGCAGAAAAGGGAGAGACAACAACTCTTACTTGAGCTCAGCCTTCAGCTGCTTGATCACTTCAGCCTCCTTCTTTCTTCCATCTTCatgcttccctttctccttctctttggactctctctccttctcagattccttctgcttctgcttttcccGCTCTcgttccttttccttctctttctctttttctcgttctctctctttctccttttccttctctcgtTCCCTCTCCCGTTCCCGTCTCTCCCTCTCCCGTTCCTCTTCATCTCGCCTGGCCTTCACTTCATTAACATCTTCAGAAGCAGCCTTGGGAACAGACACTTGGGCAGAAGGATCATCAGGCTCCTGTTTGATCTCTGGAGGCTCCTCCTTTGTGTCTTCAGTGCTGGACTGGGACTGTAGGAGAGCACTGCCACTGCGAGAGCGGATCTGGGGTGGAACAGCAAGAGAGatgacaaagaaagaaaaccattaAGTTCTTAGCCAGAAATCTTCCTTATCCCTTTCTCCCTTGTCTTCCCAGATCCATGCTTCCATGCCCCCTTTGTAACTGctcctgcttttcatttccttttcacagCTACAAAGGAAGAGCATTCATTTGGTCAAAGGAAGCAGCAGAGTGCAGAGCTCCACAGAAAATTTCACTGCATCCTGCACACCTTATCAGAAAGGTTGATATTGCTGGTGAGAGTGACAGCATTCCCCCTTCCCCTAAgcactttctcctcttttctagCATTTCCTGTGATACCTTGCTCAGGTCAGACTGGGCCTCTCTCAGTTTGCGCTTGTATCTCAACACCTCTCCCTTCAGCTGGTGGTTGTGATTCTGGAGGCTGCTGATGAGGTGACGCATCTCCCGATTAATTGGGCCTGCAAAAACAGAAACACCGCTGCAACAAATCACACTTCTGCCAACCTTCTTGAGGTCTGTCATGGAGATGGAGAACAAGCTATGTGACAATGATAAAGAACAAAGTAACACTGTTACCATGCTGCCATACAACAGAGCAACACAAAACACTTGCAGAAAAAAGTCATGCCAGTTTTATATGCAAACATAAGTCCTTGCAAATTCACAGTCCTAATTTCCCACTAACTTTACTTTTCTGCCCATGATCCTAAGGGAAATGTGTCATGCTACAAAAGAAATCTGATTTAAACGCTACTTCAGAAGTAACTTATTTCCTCTGATGAAATTTAAGAATTACTGCTTTGCTATCCAGATTGTCCTTCAAGACTTGGAAATTAATCCTCCCCccacaagtaatttttaataatgcaaAATACCCTGTCATAAACCAAATTATTAGCAAAATGTATCTATTCTGCAGCATCTACAAAGAAGTCAGATAACATGGAACTGGCCTCCCAATAAAACAAGTGATGAGGTTTGTTTTTTGATATTAAGACACCTACCAGAACAAGTATTTAACAGTAATGAAGAGTCAACCCAGCTGTTCTAGTGCACTGTAGCCCCTAATGGGCATTGGTGGGTAGGTGGCGTTTGTTTTTAGGCATGGCAGAACAACACCATACCTGCTTGCTCATTGGCAGCAAGTGTCTGTTCAAACTCTATCCTCAACATCTCATATTCTTTGCGGACTTGTGCCAGGGTGTCCTCCAGCTGAATCACCTCAGTGCGTAGCTTCTTGTGAAGGCTGACCTCATCCCTCTGAGGAACAAAAAGGGAACAGAACTTGGTGCTTTGAACCTGGAGTATCTCTCACCTCATCAATATTAGGTACCAGAACAGCCTGAATTATTGCCAGAAACGTAAATTTCCTGAGCATTCGCAGAGCCACACAGACCCAGCAGTGATGGTCGGTGACATGACAGATAGGGTGATAAGAGGTGTTACCTCGATCAGTTCCACCTGGCGCTGGTGTGTGGCACGGGTGCCGTGGAGCAGCGTGCGGGCCTCGTCAAGATGTGCCTTCAGCTGGAGACTCTCGTtatacaaaacagaaaattggGACTGCATGCAGCGATATTCCGGGGTCTCCTTCACAGCCTCTTCCACTGCTCGTCGCAGCTCAACCTAGTTGGGACACAAGAAAAtgtcacacaaaaaaaaattatccccTTGTCTTTGGTTTCTGTCTCTCAAGACAGGAAAACAGTGAATCAAGCTGCCACAGGCAAAGACAAAAGTAGAACTTCAATAGCATTGCTGTGAAGTAGGTGCAAACGATATGCTTCAGTaccaatttttaaaagtttctgttttctctgcatgCACTTGGCTGTTTCTCTTGCACAGCCACATGACAGAAGTTTTTGACTCTTGGGTCCTGAAATAGTTTCTCTCAAAGATATGAACTTGGAAAACATAATAAACCATAATCATCTAATCAATAAAGATGGACACATAGAAAAAGTATgagagaacagagaaaatgcatGTGCCAAGTAGGCATTATGCTGGCCTTCTACCAGTAAGACATAATGACTGacaggaagagaaatgaaaaaaacccagaagtatGGAACTGAAttcctagaaaaaaaagttaGCAAATGATTGTGACTAGCAGCAGTGAAACAgacatatatatacatgcatacaGCTGAtcaataattaaaagaaaaaaaattgtaagctAAGGACCATTTCTCTCTGAACAAACTCATGTGGATAAACAGAATCCAGAGGTGCCTCAAGACAGTTCCTGGCATCAGATCTCTGTATTTAGGTTACTGAGTCAGACATTTCTTATAGCTGGCACTAACCACTAAGATGacatttaaattattctctCCATCATATACTTATCTACCACAGAGTCACAGCTTCTTGTGTTACCACCTTTAAAACCTCACAAACTCATAGGCTGTTTCCTATCTATCCTCCCCCACACTGGGAAAGACACAAATTCATTGACTCTTTCAAGAACCTCTTTCCCCACACAAGTTCCCTGATTGTTTCTGTTCTCTGGTTCCACTTGCACAGGGCGTGGGGAAGGTGGAAGAGGGATCAATACTTGTAAAGAGGTGACACAGTTTTAACCAGACATGGTTAAAACGTACTGAAAGATCAGAATGGGACACGGGCAGGAAACCATTACAATTTCCAACGATGACCACACGGTGTCACCAAGGCACTGAACTGCAAGTGTAGCCACAGACTTGCTGATTTGTACCTGGAACTGAGTTTAACACAGCTGAAGAGCAGACTCAGGACAGACACTGCTAACGAGGTTTTCTGGAGACCCAGCACTGCAAAGCTGAGGGCAGCCCATCACACAGAACACCTTCATCCTCACAGGTACGGATGTCTCACCTTGagcttttcattttgtgttgtTACTTCCTCAAGATCCTGGCGCAGTTCCTCCAATTCATTGAGGCGATTCCCAGCAAGCTCTTTattctcttccagctctgcatTCATCTCCTCAAACTGTTGGGATAAAGTACTTGTAAATCCTACTGTTAATGTGTCTCCTGAGAGTACTAATGAAGTATCTGTTTATGCAGTAACAGCAACTACAGACTGAACATCCAGGTAACGTGACCAAGTGAGACAGACTCTAATTCCACCAGATGTTCCATAAGTAGGGAACTGGTACACAGTCAGAACGGCTTACCCAGAGTCACCCAGATTTGTGGCACGGGATCTAAAAATCATCTAAAACAAATATCTAAATGCTGTCAAACTATGCACGAGTTCTCCTTGACTTTGTTCTTCCCCTTGCCCAcaacccagctcctgcccttaCCTTGCGGGCATTAATGGTGATTGTTCCTCCATagaggctgctcccagccccatacACCTTGTAGCCTTTGGAATTTACCTGCAAAAAATGCAAGAGATTTCCTCAAGACCCAATTAAATACTGACAAGACTGATGCAGCACACCCAAGACCAAAGAAGGTACCCTGCAGGTTCTCAGTTCTCCCAGCACAGTACCAGAGAGGCTGTCACACACCCATCCAACACCGCCCCCGTTCCCAGGCTTCCTGGCCAGGAGGGCAGCGCTTACTCGTTCCAGGACGTCGGCCAGGTGGCGGTTGAGCCTCTGCTCCCTCTTGCGGATCTTGTCGATGTCCCACTGAAGGTCATCAATCATGGTCTCCAGGACAGACACCCGGGACTCTGCTGTCTCCACCCTCTCTTGCAGCTTGGAGAACTGCAATCAAAGGAGTCTTTCAGCCAGCATATGGGATAGAATCAACTTTTCCTGAGGCTGCTCAGGAgtactttctttttattcatcATGTGCTTTTCATCTCTTGCTGTGGTGACAGACTATTTGATGAACTGTCCTGAATTTTACAGTGGCCAAATTCTAAGACAGTaacaaaaataagacaaaactgaaaatggagaaagagcaggaagCTGGCAGAACACACAGGCAGCCACCTCAGCTTATTCAAAGGCTTGATTTTAATCTTTTCAATCCCTATGTCATCTACTCTACAGACCACTTAAGTGCTCAGAGGTCTAACCTGAGCAAGATCACCACTaacacaatttttaaatgaactgAAATATCTGCAACAAATACTGCTAAGAATGTGAATCCCTTAATGACTGGGATCATCTTGTATCTGGTATCATTACGCTGTCAAATGACACAGAGAAACCAAGGAATTCAGAACGACAGGGATGTCACCTCGAGTGTTCCAGGCGTCTACACAGCCACCTCAGCATCACGTGCCTCTGCTctccccttttcttttaaagtttagTCCATTCAACTCACTGACTTGCTTATATCCTTTCCTTTAGTGATGTAACAAGCCAATCAATCCCACTTATACAGAAAATCTATGCACAGCTCTCCACAACAACATAATTTTCGTAACTTTCAAACCATGTTTTTTCTGTGCCTCTCCAAGGAAATAAACTGCTTTCCGAACTATGGTAACCATAAATTATGCTAAGCAGGACCCCAAAgcagatttctttctctctcctttttataCCTCCTGAGACATGATTCTGTGCTTCTCCTGAAGAACATCTGCCAGTTCCTGCAGCCGTCCATTCTCATGGGACAGGTAGGAATTAAGCTCCACTACTGCTTCTTCCATCAGTGAAATATCTGAAAGGtgcacaaagaaaaggaaattaatggaAATCAAGGAACACTGGTTTTAATTCCTAAacagcaaagagagaaaaggagatttCTGGGTTTAACTTCAGTTTACTGCACCTCTCCCACAGGTGGTTCCCAAGGGCCTGATCTCCATCCACAGGGAGCTTTGACTTGCACTCCCTAAGCAAAAGGCTCTGCAGTTTAACAATGCTGCACATTTCTGACCCAGGTGCCACCCCCTCACACCAGAGATCACTTCAGCTGTGTCGGTACCAGCAACCCAGAGCACGCCCCTGGAACCCGGGACACCCGGATGCAGGCCaaattcatgcataaacctgcTACAACAGGTGACAGCTTGGGATGACACACCAGGTGACAACTACAGCACCTGGGTGACAGGTGAAACTACAGCACCCAAGTACAAGCTCACATGGCACCAACGTCGCTACTACAGTTTATGATTGCCAGCCAAGGACAGCAGCACTTCCCTACACCAATGCCAGACTTGGTCAGAGCACACAGAAGGCACACCAAGGATGAGCTGATATTCCAGCCAAGTTTTTGTTCAAAAGATTAAAATTCTGACCCTAAGCAAATGAAGTTTTTTAAACAGTCATCTGAGTGTAAAGTGAATCTGCTGCATTAATTTTTAGAAGCTGGTCGTTTGGCTTTCTCTGCAGAACTTTGCTACGTTCAAAACCAACAGCTACACTGAGCACACCAAAGCATTGGATGGGCACCATTCTGCTCAGAACTCAGTGGAAACCGAGCAGTTGGTTATTCCTACACCTTCTACTAAACTGCAGAGGAGGAGTCCAACATCAGTTTCCAATGCTGTTTTCACTTCTTTACTTGTAAGCATGAAGCCTTTTACGTGGTGGCTGAAGACAGCTGGATGATAAGGTTCAGCTGTGTTCTCTGACTTCTCAGGTACATGAACACACTACAGCAGAaacaagctgctgcttcttaGCCCAGCACACTGGGCAGAGCTCTCAGCATTCAAACACAGAGGTAGCTACAATACACTTCTGGCACATGGTCCTTTATCAGAGGTTTTGATAACGAGAGTTTGGAAAGCCAGACcaattaattttggaaaataaatgcacatGAGAAGGAACAGACCTTCATGTTTACAGGATCAGGCCTAAGGTGGGGGCAGATGAACACTCTTGAATACCTGCCACCGGGGTCATACCTCCACTATTCAGCTTGTGAGACAGCACATCCACCTTCTCCTGCAGCTTGTCATACATTGTCACAATCTGGGCAACAGCACGGCGGGAGGACTCCACACGCTCCTGCAGCTGAGATTCTATCTCCTCACTGGTACTGCTGGCTAGAGTGGCCAGGAAGGAGAATGCTGGCTCCAGTCCTTCCCCTGGGAACATAAAGAggtgaaaaaaagtaaatgtgcTCTAGAAGGTAGCATATCACTGATCTGTACAATCACAAAAAAACTCTCTGTCAGCCTTTAGAAAGGGACATCAGCATTGTCCACAGCCGAAATTCATCTTTccca
This genomic stretch from Corvus hawaiiensis isolate bCorHaw1 chromosome Z, bCorHaw1.pri.cur, whole genome shotgun sequence harbors:
- the RNF20 gene encoding E3 ubiquitin-protein ligase BRE1A isoform X1, which translates into the protein MTVYGHCSLSCCWVALERVRTTLLALTLEEDLGEGGNLYALATMSGIGNKRTAGEPGPSAPPEKKAGVEDSGTTVETIKLGGVSSTEELDIRTLQSKNRKLAEMLDQRQAIEDELREHIEKLERRQATDDASLLIINRYWNQFDENIRIILKRFDLDQGLGDLLSERKALVVPEPEPDSDSNQERKDERERGEGLEPAFSFLATLASSTSEEIESQLQERVESSRRAVAQIVTMYDKLQEKVDVLSHKLNSGDISLMEEAVVELNSYLSHENGRLQELADVLQEKHRIMSQEFSKLQERVETAESRVSVLETMIDDLQWDIDKIRKREQRLNRHLADVLERVNSKGYKVYGAGSSLYGGTITINARKFEEMNAELEENKELAGNRLNELEELRQDLEEVTTQNEKLKVELRRAVEEAVKETPEYRCMQSQFSVLYNESLQLKAHLDEARTLLHGTRATHQRQVELIERDEVSLHKKLRTEVIQLEDTLAQVRKEYEMLRIEFEQTLAANEQAGPINREMRHLISSLQNHNHQLKGEVLRYKRKLREAQSDLSKIRSRSGSALLQSQSSTEDTKEEPPEIKQEPDDPSAQVSVPKAASEDVNEVKARRDEEERERERREREREREKEKEKEREREKEKEKEKEREREKQKQKESEKERESKEKEKGKHEDGRKKEAEVIKQLKAELKKAQESQKEMKLLLDMYRSAPKEQRDKVQLMAAEKKAKAELEELRQRVKELEDKEKKESKKMADEDALRKIRAVEEQIEYLQKKLAMAKQEEEALLSEMDVTGQAFEDMQEQNIRLMQQLREKDDANFKLMSERIKSNQIHKLLKEEKEELADQVLTLKTQVDAQLQVVRKLEEKEHLLQSSIGTGEKELGLRTQALEMNKRKAMDAAQLADDLKAQLELAQKKLHDFQEEIVENRVTREKEMFNFKRAEEDISRLRRKLETTKKPDMVPNCDEILMEEIKDYKARLTCPCCNMRKKDAVLTKCFHVFCFECVKTRYDTRQRKCPKCNAAFGANDFHRIYIG
- the RNF20 gene encoding E3 ubiquitin-protein ligase BRE1A isoform X2, translating into MSGIGNKRTAGEPGPSAPPEKKAGVEDSGTTVETIKLGGVSSTEELDIRTLQSKNRKLAEMLDQRQAIEDELREHIEKLERRQATDDASLLIINRYWNQFDENIRIILKRFDLDQGLGDLLSERKALVVPEPEPDSDSNQERKDERERGEGLEPAFSFLATLASSTSEEIESQLQERVESSRRAVAQIVTMYDKLQEKVDVLSHKLNSGDISLMEEAVVELNSYLSHENGRLQELADVLQEKHRIMSQEFSKLQERVETAESRVSVLETMIDDLQWDIDKIRKREQRLNRHLADVLERVNSKGYKVYGAGSSLYGGTITINARKFEEMNAELEENKELAGNRLNELEELRQDLEEVTTQNEKLKVELRRAVEEAVKETPEYRCMQSQFSVLYNESLQLKAHLDEARTLLHGTRATHQRQVELIERDEVSLHKKLRTEVIQLEDTLAQVRKEYEMLRIEFEQTLAANEQAGPINREMRHLISSLQNHNHQLKGEVLRYKRKLREAQSDLSKIRSRSGSALLQSQSSTEDTKEEPPEIKQEPDDPSAQVSVPKAASEDVNEVKARRDEEERERERREREREREKEKEKEREREKEKEKEKEREREKQKQKESEKERESKEKEKGKHEDGRKKEAEVIKQLKAELKKAQESQKEMKLLLDMYRSAPKEQRDKVQLMAAEKKAKAELEELRQRVKELEDKEKKESKKMADEDALRKIRAVEEQIEYLQKKLAMAKQEEEALLSEMDVTGQAFEDMQEQNIRLMQQLREKDDANFKLMSERIKSNQIHKLLKEEKEELADQVLTLKTQVDAQLQVVRKLEEKEHLLQSSIGTGEKELGLRTQALEMNKRKAMDAAQLADDLKAQLELAQKKLHDFQEEIVENRVTREKEMFNFKRAEEDISRLRRKLETTKKPDMVPNCDEILMEEIKDYKARLTCPCCNMRKKDAVLTKCFHVFCFECVKTRYDTRQRKCPKCNAAFGANDFHRIYIG